CGCGGACCTGTGCACCATCCCGACCAACCTGGCGGGCAACGCGGCCATGTCCCTGCCCTGCGGTCTCGCCCCGGAGGACAACCTCCCGGTGGGCCTGCAGATCATCGCCCCGGCGATGCAGGACGACCGCCTGTACAAGGTGGGCGCCGCCGTCGAGGCCGCCTTCGTGGAAAAGTGGGGACACCCGCTGCTGGAGGAGGCTCCGTCGCTGTGAGCAAGCTGTCCAAGGCCAAGGACTTCAAGAAGTCCAAGTCCGGTACGTACCTGTCGATGGCCACGACCGCGTTCGGCGCGATCGGTGTCGCCAAGCAGATCAAGAAGGCCCGCGCCGAGCACGACACGCTGCGGCTGGTCGACGCCACGGTCTCCGCCGTGGCGATCGTGACCGGCCTCGCGATCCTCTACCGCGAGCTGAAGCGGCTGGGCGACGACGACGTCCTGCTGGGCTGAGAGGGAAGTTTTCACCGTGACCACCACGACTGACCTGGTGTCGTACGAGGACGCGCTGGCGTCGTACGACCCCGTCATGGGCCTCGAGGTCCATGTCGAACTCGGCACCAGGACCAAGATGTTCTGCGGGTGTTCGACCGAGCTGGGCGCCGAGCCCAACTCGCAGACCTGCCCGACCTGCCTCGGCCTGCCCGGCGCGCTCCCGGTCGTCAACGCGACCGGCGTCGAGTCCGCGATCAAGATCGGTCTCGCGCTGAACTGCGAGATCGCCGAGTGGTGCCGCTTCGCCCGGAAGAACTACTTCTATCCGGACATGCCGAAGAACTTCCAGACCTCCCAGTACGACGAGCCGATCGCCTTCAACGGCTACCTCGACGTACAGCTGGAGGACGGCGAGACCTTCCGCGTGGAGATCGAGCGCGCCCACATGGAGGAGGACACCGGCAAGTCCACCCACGTGGGTGGCGCGACCGGTCGTATCCATGGCGCCTCGCACTCGCTGCTGGACTACAACCGCGCGGGCATCCCGCTCATCGAGATCGTCACCAAGCCGATCGTCGGTGCCGGTGAGCGCGCCCCCGAGGTGGCGAAGGCGTACGTCCGTGAGCTGCGCGAGCTCATCCGTGCCCTCGGCGTGTCCGAGGCCCGCATGGAGATGGGCCAGATGCGCTGCGACGTGAACCTGTCGCTGATGCCCAAGGACGCCGACAAGTTCGGCACGCGCTCCGAGACGAAGAACGTCAACTCGCTGCGCTCCGTGGAGCGTGCGGCCCGCTTCGAGATCATGCGGCACGCCGCCGTGCTCTCGTCCGGCGGCACGATCGTCCAGGAGACCCGCCACTTCCACGAGGACACCGGGTCCACGACCTCGGGCCGCGTGAAGGAGGAGGCCGAGGACTACCGGTACTTCCCGGAGCCCGATCTCGTGCCGGTCGCGCCCTCGCGTGAGTGGGTCGAGGAGATCCGCGCGGCCCTGCCCGAGATGCCGCTGGCCCGCCGTAACCGGCTGCTCGCGGACTGGGGTATTTCGGCCACGGACATGCAGGCGATCCTCAACGCCGGTGCGCTGGACCCGATCGTCGCCACGATCGAGGCCGGTGCCGACGCCGCCTCCGCCCGCAAGTGGTGGATGGGCGAACTGGCGCGTAGCGCCAACGAGTCGGGCAAGGCGCTGGACGAGCTGGCCATCACCCCGGAGCAGGTGGCCCGGGTGACCTCGCTCGTCGCCGAGGGCTCCCTGAACGACAAGCTGGCCCGTCAGGTCATCGAGGGCGTCCTCGCGGGCGAAGGCACCCCGGACGAGGTCGTCGAGAAGCGCGGTCTCAAGGTCGTTTCCGACGATTCGGCCCTTGGCACGGCTGTCGACGAGGCCATCGCCGGCAACCCCGGTGTCGCAGACAAGATCCGCGGCGGCAAGGTGGCCGCGGCCGGCGCCCTGGTCGGCGCGGTCATGAAGGCGACCCGGGGCCAGGCCGACGCGGCCCGCGTCAAGGAACTGATCCTGGAGAAGCTGGGCGTGAGCGAGGGCTGAGCCCGCACCGCGCACCGTACGGCCCCGGAAGGCATCCCCTCCGGGGCCGTACGCATCTCCGGGTACCCTGCTCCCCATGCTCGCGGCGGACGTACTACGCTCGCCCGCCATGAGTGGACGCACCGATTCCGATACCGGACCCCCGATAGCAGAGGACACGGACCAGCAGATCGGGGAGGAGCCGATCGGGGAGGCCCGTCGAGCCCGTTGGATCGCGGCCGCCACCGGGGTGCTGCTGGCGCTCGCGGGGCTGGCCGCCGCGCTGGTGCGGTTCACCGGAACCGCACCGGTCCGCGTCCCTGCCTCCTTCGCCCTCGGCGCCGCCGTGTGCGCGCTCGCCGCGGTGCTCGGGGCCAAGGGCCGTACGCGCAGAGCCTTGTGGCTGTTGATCGTGGGGACCATGGTCATGGCGTTCGGGGATCAGTCCGACTGAAACGGGCGAAGTGCCGCCCGAAGCCCGCGAAATGCCTCTCGTGGCGACAGAGTTCGCGGGAATGTCCTGTGACGTCCCTCCCACTCTTGTGAATAAGCCCACGAACACGGCAAACGATCACTTTCCCCTGCAAGAGTGTCCTGCGATTGCTTATACGTTCTTTGCGGGCTGTTCACTTTTGGACGATCGTTCCCGGTCAAAGATCCACACATCGTCCCTGGGAGCACGTCCGTGGCAGACCTCGCCCGTTGGTGTGTCCGGCATCGGCTGATCGCGGTGCTGCTGTGGCTCCTCGCCTTCGGCGGGGTCACCGCTGCCGCCGCCGTGGCCGGTACGGCGTACTCGAACGACTACGAGGTCCCCGGCACCGAGTCCGGCCGCGCGACACAGCTGCTCGAAGAGGGGTTCCCAGGCCTCGGCGGGGACAGCGACACCGTGGTCTGGCACACCGCCACCGGCACCGTCCGCGCCGCAGACGTCGAGCAGACCATGACCCAGACCCTGGACCGGATCGCCGCGCTGCCCGGCGTCGCCTCGGTGACCGGCCCGTACCGCGGCCAGGGCGGGCACCGGATCAGCGCCGACGGCCACACGGCCTACGCCACCGTCAGCTTCACCCAGTCCGCCGAGCACATCGGCGCCTCCGAGGCGCGGGCCGTGGTGCGTACCGCCAAGGCCGCCGAGGCCGACGGACTCCAGGTCGAGCTGGGTGGCAGCGCGATCGGGCTCACCGCGTCCCCGCGCGAGCACACCGCCGAGCTGGTCGGCGTGCTCGTCGCCGCCGTCGTGCTGTTCCTGGCCTTCGGCTCGCTCGCCGCCTCACTGCTGCCGATCGCCACCGCGCTGGTCGGCGTCGGCACCGCCTACGCCGGTATCGGGCTGCTCGGACACGCCATGACGGTCGCCGACTTCGCACCCATGCTCGGCATGCTGATCGGCCTCGGCGTCGGTATCGACTACGCGCTGTTCATCGTGACCCGGCACCGGCGCGGACTGAAACGCGGCCTGAGCGTCACCGAGGCCGCCGTGAACGCCGTGGCCACCACCGGACGCGCGGTCGTCTTCGCGGGTGCGACGGTGTGCATAGCCCTGCTGGGGATGCTGACCCTGCGGCTGGGCTTCCTCAACGGGGTCGCCGTGGCCGCCTCGCTGACGGTCGTGCTCACCGTCGCCGCCTCGGTCACCCTGCTGCCCGCCCTGCTGTCGTACCTCGGCCCCCGCGCCCTCAGCCGCCGTGAACGGCGCCGGCTCGCCGAGCACGGGCCGCGCCCGGAACTGCCCACCGGTCTCGCCGCCCGCTGGTCGGCGCTCGTGGAACGCCGCCCCAAGCTGCTCGCCGGGCTCGCCGTCGCCGTCATCGCCGTACTCGCCCTGCCGACCCTCTCCCTCCACCTCGGCACCTCCGACCAGGGCAACGACCCGCGCACCGCCACCACCCGCAAGGCCTACGACCTGCTCGCCGAGGGCTTCGGACCCGGGGTGAACGGGCCGCTCACCCTGGTGACCCGGGTGGACGGCGCCACCGACAAGCTCGCCCTGGACAACCTCGACACGACCCTGCGCGACACCCAGGGCGTCGCCTCTGTCACCCCGGCCGTCTACGACACCGGCGGCGGCACCGCCTACCTCACCGTCGTCCCCGACTCCGCGCCCCAGTCGCAGAGCACCAGTGACCTCGTGGACCGGCTGCGCACCGAGGTGCTGCCGCGCGCGGAGACCGGCACCTCCCTCGACATCCAGGTCGGCGGGGTCACCGCAGGCTACGACGACTTCGCGGATGTGATCGTCGGCAAACTGCCACTGTTCATCGGCGCGGTCATCGGGCTCGGCTGTCTGCTGCTGCTCGTCGCGTTCCGCTCGCTCGGCATCCCGCTGAAGGCCGCGGTGATGAACATCGCCGCCGTGGCCGCCGCGTTCGGTGTAGTCGTCGCCGTCTTCCAGTGGGGCTGGGGCAGCGAACTGCTGGGTCTGGGCCGGGCGGGTCCCATCGAACCGTTCCTGCCGGTCATCATGGTGTCGGTGTTGTTCGGCCTCTCCATGGACTACCAGGTGTTCCTGGTCAGCCGGATGTATGAGGAGTGGCTTGAGACCGGCGACAACCGGCGCGCCGTGCGCGTGGGCCTCGCCGAGACCAGCCGGGTCATCAACTCCGCCGCGGTCATCATGATCTCGGTCTTCCTCGCCTTCGTGCTCAGCGGCGACCGCGTCATCGCGATGTTCGGCATCGCGCTGGCCGCCGCCGTCGCCCTGGACGCCTTCGTCCTGCGCACTCTGCTCGTGCCCGCGCTGATGCATCTGCTCGGCGCCGCCACCTGGTGGCTGCCCGCCTGGCTCGAACGCCGGCTGCCCCGGGTCAGCATCGAGCCGCCCGAGTGCCGCGCCGCACATGAGAGGCTCGGCAGGATGCCGGTGGAGGAACTGCGGAAGGAAGGCCACCCCGATGTACGCGATATCCCTGGGTGACGACGGCGCCGAGCTGCGGCCCCTGGAGGTCTGGCACGCCGGGGAACTCCTCGCCGGTATCGACCGGGGACGGGAGTTCATCGGCCGGCACATCGGGCTGCCGGACGTGGTGTCCGACCTGGCGGGCGCCCGTTCCTGGCTGAAGTCGTACGCCGACAAGCGCGGCGCCGACGCCGGCAGCCTGCACGGCATCTGGCTGGACGGGAAGCTGGTCGGTGGTCTGCTGTTCCGGGTCTGGGACACCCCGACCGGCGTGTGCGAGGCCGGGTGCTGGCTGGAGCCCGCGGCGGCCGGGCGCGGGCTGGTCACGCGGGGCATGCGGGTGCTGCTGGACTGGGCCTTCGAGGAACGCGGCATGCACCGCGTGGAGTGGCACGTGTCCTCCGCCAACGAGCCCAGCATCAACGTGGCCCGGCGGCTCGGCATGACCCGCGAGGGCGTGCTCCGCGAGAACTTCCCGCACCGGGGTGTGCGGACCAGCACCGAGATCTGGTCCGTACTCGCCCCGGAATGGCGCGCGGCACGCGCGCGTACGGCGCGCAACGATCATTGACGATCATTAAGGGACTTCTCATACAGCGTCCGTACGGTGCCTGGCATGGCTACGAAGACTGAGGAAGGCGCCGGGGCCGGCACCACGGCCGGAACCGAGACGCACAACGACGACGAGACGAGGGCGAAGACCGGGACGGCCGGGGAGACCGAAGGGGCCGAGGACGCCAAGGCCGCCGAAGCGGCCGACGAGGCCGAAGGGGCTGAGCACTCCGAGGGCCTCGATGCCGAAGAGGACGCCGACGACGCCGGCGACGGTGATGGTGAGGCCGAGGTGTCCTCCGGGGTCGGTCAGGGCGCCGGTGCCGTCGTGTCCGCCGCGCTGGGCCTCGTCTCGCTCAGCGGTGGCTGGATCGGCACCGTGGCGGGCGCCCGCGAGCAGCTCGTCGGCCAGCTGCGGACCCCCTCCACGGCGAGCGTCGCCACCCAGATCAAGGCGGTCTACGGCAATGCCTGGCACAGCACGGCCCTGTGGGCCGGCCTGTTCGCGCTGGCCGCGCTGTTCACCGGCGTGGTCGTGCTCGCCCGGCCCGCCTTCGGCGCGCCCGGCCGTCCGCAGGCCCCCTGGATCAAGTCGGTCGCCTGGGCGGGTGTCTGCCTCGGTGCCATCGGCCTGCTGCTGGCCGTCCTGAAGTACTCCGACGCACTTCTGGGCCTGCCCTCGACCGGCTGAGAACCCGCAGTTCACCGGGGCCTTAGGGAGTCCATGAGCACCTCATGGACTCCCTAAGGCCCCTTACGCGCGCGTGCGGCCCGTACGCCGCCCGAAGATGCGGAACTCTCCCCATGTGGCGCACCCCCCTGGGAGACGAAGGTGGAGGCATCGCAGAAAGCGACGCACCACACCGACTCTCCTCGAAGGACCGCCATGATCGAGCTCGAATACCACAAGATGCGCTCCGCCCAGCTGATCCTCGAGGCCGAGCAGCAGCGCCTGGCCCGCGAGGCCGCCCGGGCCCGGCGCGCCGCCCGCCACGAGGCCGCAGCCGGCCACGACGGCACGGCCGCCGAGTCCCATACCGGCCGCCCCCGGCGGCGCCGGATCCCGCGCACCGCGTGAACCCCGGACCGCCGGACCGGGGTGGGACGGAGGGCGGTCGCACGGGGGTCGGCCGCCTTCCGGACCTTCCCGGCCAGGGCCGTACGACCGCCCCGCGCGGTCGTACGGCCCGTCCGTCCGTTCCGTCTGTGGATACGACTCTTCCTGCCTCCGGTACGACGATCGGACCGGAGCTGTGGAAAACGGGTGCCCTGCCGTCCGGACCTCGTGCGATGCTCGGGCCCGTGGAGACCAGGTCCGTCAGTCCCGTGTTCGTCGGCCGCACCGACGAACTGGACACGTTGAACGACAAGCTCGCCCGCGCCCGCGCCGGCGAGCCGCAGGCACTGCTGCTCGGCGGCGAGGCCGGGGTCGGCAAGACCCGCCTCGTCGAGGAGTTCGCCACGGCCGCCGCCCGGCATGCGGTCGTCGCCGTCGGCGGCTGCGTGGAGATCGGCGCCGACGGGCTGCCGTTCGCCCCCTTCTCCACCGCGCTGCGCGCCCTGCGCGACGCCCTGCCCGACGAGTTCGCCGCCGCCGCGCGGGGACAGGAGGAGGAACTGGCCCGCCTCCTGCCCGACCTGGGCGAGGCCGGCGCCGGGCGCCATGACGAGCAGGGCATGGCCCGCCTGTTCGAACTCACCGTCCGCCTGCTGGAACAGGTCGCCGCCGCACAGCCGGTCGTGCTGGTCCTGGAGGACCTGCACTGGGCCGACGCCTCCACCCGCCACCTCCTCGCCTACCTCTTCCGCACGCTGCGCGCCGGCCGGCTCCTCGTCCTCGCCAGCTACCGCTCCGACGACATCCACCGCCGCCACCCGCTGCGCCCCCTGCTCGCCGAACTCGACCGGCTGCGCACCGTCCGCCGTATCGAACTCGACCGCTTCACCCGCGAGGAGGTCGGCCGCCAGATCGCCGGCATCCTCGCCGCCGAACCCGACCCCGCCCGCGTGGACGAGATCTTCGAACGCTCCGACGGCAACGCCTTCTTCGTCGAGGAACTCGCCGTCGCGGCCTCGGAGGGCTGCTGCACCGGCCTGACCGACTCCCTGCGCGACCTGCTGCTGGTCCGGGTCGAGGCGCTGCCCGAGAGCGCCCAGCGGGTCGCCCGGATCGTCGCCGAGGGCGGCTCCACCGTGGAGTACCGGCTGATCGCCGCCGTCGCCGGGCTCACCGAGGACGACCTCATCGAGGCGCTGCGGGCCGCGGTCGGCGCCAATCTCCTCACCGCCACCCAGGCCGGCGACGGCTACCGCTTCCGGCACTCCCTGGTCCGCGAGGCCGTCGCCGACGACCTGCTGCCCGGCGAGCGCTCCCGGCTCAACCGCCGCTACGCCGAAGCCCTGGAGGCCGACCCCGCGCTCGTCCCGGCCGACGCGCGCGTGATGCGGCTGGCCAGCTACTGGTACCACGCCCATGACGCCGCCAAGGCCCTGCCCGCAGTCCTGGACGCCTCCGTCGTCGCCCGCCGCCGGCACGCCTACACCGAGCAACTCGGGCTCCTGGAGCGGGCGATGGAGCTGTGGGACAGCGCCCCCGAGGACGTGCGCTCCGCCCTGCGCCCGGTCGACTACACCGAGGTCTACCCTCCGTGCGGCTGCGACCCGGCCACCACTGCGCTGCGCTATCTCGACCTGATGGCCGAGGCCGCCGTCGCGGGCCGCTTCGGCGGGGAACGCGAACGCGCGCTGAAGATCACCAAGCGAGCGCTGCGCCTCCTCGAGGACGACCCGGACCCCCTGCGTGCCGCCTGGTTCTGGGTGCAGCGCTCCCGGCTCGTCCAGGCCCAGGCCCGCGGCGACGGCTGGCAGGAACTGGGCACCGCCCAGGACCTGGTGCGCGGCCTGCCCCCGTCCGAGGTGCACGCCGAGGTGCTGGCCCTCGCCGCCGGCTGGTCCATGCTGCACCGGCCCGGACCCGAGGCCTTCGCCGCCGCCGAGCGCGCCGTGGAGTACGCGCGCATGGTCGGCGCCCGCCACATCGAGCTGCACGCCCGCCTCACCCTCGGCGGCCTCCGGGTGGACTCCGGTGACTACGAAACGGGCCTGGCGGAGATGCGGCAGGTGCTGCGGGACACCCTCGCGGAGGGCGTGCACGATGTCGCGGGCCGCGCCTATGTGAACCTGCCGTCCGAGCTGCAGAGCGTCGGCCGCGACCGGGAGGCCGCCCCCCTCCTGCACGACGGCATCGCCTTCGCCCGCAGATACGGGCTGATGGACTCCGAGGCGTGGATGCGGGGCAATCTGTCCGAGGCGCTCTACTCGACCGGACAGTGGGCCGAGGCCGCCGAGGCCGCCACCCACGCGACCGGGGTCGGCCACAGCGCCAAGCCGCGCGGCGCGGGCGCCCTGCGCCTGGCCCACCTCGCCCTGGCCCGCGGCGACCTCGCCGAGGCGGCCCGGCAGCTCGCCGCCGCCCGCGCCCACTGGGGCACGCACGACCCCATGCCCCAGCAGTCCCTGCCGCTGGCCCGGGTCGCCCTCGGCGTCGCCGCCGAGGAGGGCCGCATCGGCGACGCCCGCGCCGAACTGCTCCAGGCCCTGGACGCCGGTTTCCCGCCGGGCACCCACCGCTACGGCTGGCCGCTGCTGCGGGCCGCCGCCACCGCGGAGGCCGAGGCCCGCACCCTGCCCGCCGCCCAGGACGGCCGCGCCGAGATCCTCGACCGCCTCCGCGACACCGCACGGTCCCTCGCCACCGGCGCCCCGCTCTGGCAGGCCTACGACCACTGGACCCGCGCCGAACTGCGCCGCGCCGAGGCCACGGACACCGCCGACGACTGGTCGCCGGTCGTCACCGCCTTCGAGTGCCTGGACCGCCCCTACGAACTCGCCCGGGTCCGCCACCGCCTCGCCGCGGCACTCCTTGCCGCCGGCGGCGACGACGAGCGCGACCGCGCGGTGGAACTGCTCCGGCTGGCCGCGGCGGTCGCCGGCCACCTCGACGCCCGATCCCTCGCCGATGCCGTTGCCCGGCTCGCCCAGCGCGCCCGTCTCACCCTGACCCGAGCCTCCCGGGAGGCCCTCGCCCCCGCCGACCCGGCCGCGGCCCTCGGCCTCACCAGCCGGGAGCGGGACGTGCTGCGCCTGGTCACGGCAGGCCGCACCAACCGCCAGATCGCCGAGGAACTGTTCATCTCCCCGAAGACCGCGAGCGTCCACGTCTCCAACATCCTGAGCAAGCTCGGCGTCTCGGGCCGGGGCGAGGCAGCGGCGATGGCGCACCGGCTGGAGCTGTTCCCGGCCGAGACGCTCACTGCCTGAAGGGCGGGCCGGGACTTACGCTGAGGAAAAGCCGCAAGGGGGAGAAAGCGGGGGAGGGGACGTGTTCAACGCCTTCGAGGACCTGTTCGCGCCTGGTCGCAAACACACCCGGGACGAGCAGAACCGTCTGGAACTGACCCGCGAGGACGTGGGGGACGCCGACCCCGGGCGGGGTCCCATAGACCTGGCGTCCGGCAAGGCGGTCGTACGTCTCTCCGGCCCGCCGCCCGCCGAGGAGGAGCCGGCGGACGGCCGACGAGAGGACGCCGAACAGGCGTGAGCGGTCCGGTGGGCGCTACTTCACCTCCACCTCCAGGACCCTGTCGTCGCCCTTCGCCGGGTGTCCCCGGCCGTCGGTGTTGCTCGTCACCAGCCACACCCTGTCGTCGCCCGCCGCGACCACCGTGCGCAGGCGGCCGTACGTCCCGGTGAGGAAGGCCTGGGGCGGCGCCGAGGCCTCCGTGTCGCGCAGCGGGACGCGCCACAGGCGCCGGCCCTTCAGGCCCGCCGTCCAGATCACGCCGTTGACATAGGCGATGCCGCTGGGGGAGGCGTCGTCGGTGTGCCACTGGGCTGTCGGGTTCTGGAGGGCGGCGTCGGAGGACCTGCCCTCGGCCTGCGGCCAGCCGTAGTTCCCGCCCGGTTTGATCGCGTTCAGCTCGTCCCAGGTGTCCTGGCCGAACTCCGAGGCGAACAGCCGCTGTTCGCCGTCCCAGGCGAGGCCCTGGACGTCGTGGTGGCCGTACGAGTACACCGGGGAGCCCGGGAACGGGTTGCCCGGAGCCGGTTCGCCCTCCGGGGTCAGGCGCAGGATCTTGCCGCCCAGGGACTGCTTGTCCTGGGCCAGGCCGCGCCGGCCGCTGTCGCCGGTGCCCGCGTACAGCATCCCGTCGGGGCCGAACGCGATCCGGCCGCCGTTGTGGAGGGAGTCCTTGGGGATGCCCTTGAACACGGTGTCCGGAGCGCCCAGTTGCTCACCGGCCGGCTTGCGCTCGTCGTACAGCATCCGGACGATGCGGTTGTCCGAGGCGGAGGTGAAGTAGGCGTAGATCATGTGGTCCGAGGCGTAGTCGGGGGAGAGGGCGATGCCCAGCAGTCCGCCCTCGCCGCCCGGGGCGGCGCCGGAGACCTTGCCCAGCTCGGTCGTGCGGCCCGTCCTCGCGTCGATCCGGAGGACCGTCCCGTCGTCGCGGGAGGACACCAGCAGACCGCCGCCGGGCAGCGGGGCCAGCCCCCACGGTGTCCTCAGGCCCTCGGCGACGGTGCGCAGCACCCGCACCGAGCCCTTGGCCGGCGGGACCGGTTCGGTGGCCCGGCCGGAGGGCGACGCGCCCGCCGCCGTACCCGGGGACGCCGTCCGCCCGGGACCGATCGGGAAGTGTCCTCCGCCGGAGGAGCAGCCGGCCGTGAGCAGGAGGGCGGCCACGGCCGACACGGCCGGTACAGCTCGACGTCGCACGATCAGGGTCCCTTCGGGGCGGTGGTCCAGCGGCAGGTGCTACTTCTCATACACCGCCCGCCCGGCCCGGGTTCCCGTTCCCCGCGACCGGTCTCCGGAACCGGTCAGTCCCACGACCCCTGGGCCGCCGGCAACCGGGACACCTCCGCCAAGTCCGCCTCGGTCAGGCGCAGCTCGGCCGCCGCCGCGTTCTCCACGGCCCAGCGTTCCTGTTTCGTGCCCGGAAGGGCGATCACATGGCGGCCCTGGGCCAGGACCCAGGCCAGGGCCACCTGGGCAGGGGTGACCTGCTCGCCGTGGCGGCGCGCGATGCGGCGCAGGCCCGCGACGATCGGCTGGTTGGCCGCCATCATCTCGGCCGTGAAACGGGGATGGCGGGCCCGGATGTCGTCCCGCTCGAAGCCCTCGCCGGGGGTCAGCGTGCCGCTCAGGAAGCCGTTGCCCAGCGGCATCGCCGCGAGGAGACCCACGCCCCGCGCCTCGCACCACGGCAGCAGCGCCCGCAGGGCCTCCGGCGACCACACCGACAGCTCCGCCTCCACCGCGGCCACCGGGAACACCTGCTGCACCCGCTGCAGCTGGCGCAGGGTGCCGTCGTGCAGCCCGGCCCCGGAGCGGCGGCCGCCGCGCGCGCCCATCGCGCACAGGCCCAGCGCCCGCACCTTGCCGGCCCGCACCAGCTCGGCCATCGCACCCCAGGTCTCCTCGACCGGGACCTCGGGGTCGGCGCGGTGCAGCTGGTAGAGGTCGATCACGTCCGTCTGCAGGCGCCGCAGCGAGGCGTCGCAGGCCCGCTTCACATACCCGGGGCGGCCGTTGGCCACGATGTGCTGCTCGCCCACCAGCAGCCCCACCTTCGTGGAGACGAAGGCGTCCGCGCGCCGCTCCTTCAACACCCGGCCCAGAAGCAGCTCGTTGGTGAACGGGCCGTACATGTCCGCCGTGTCGAGGAGGGTCGAGCCCAGGTCCAGCGCCCGGTGCACGGCCCTGACCGATGCCTCGCCCCGCTGCCGCGACCCGCTGTACGCCCAGCTCATCGGCATGCACCCGAGTCCGACGGCCCCCACCCCGAGCGCCCCCGCGCCGATCGTCCTGCGCTCCACCTGCTCGTGACCCTCCCTCTGCCCGGCTCCCAACCTAACCTCTGCACGCGCGCGTACCTGACCTAGGGCCTGCCCGGCCGGTCATGCCGAAGACGCGGGGCACGGCACCTCCATGGTCCCCGCTCACCTGCGCTGATCAGCTGGTGCAGACGTTCTTCGGCCAGACCCGCCGGGCAGGCCCTAGCCTCCATGCCATGAGCGAAGACGTGTGGCTTCCCATCGCGCCGGAGGAGATCGAGGGGCTTCCCGAGGGGCCCCGGTATCTGTTCTGGGACGGTGGCAAGGACGGTGACCAGCCCTTTCCCGGCGACCCGGCGGACTGCGTCCTGTACGTGGTGCCGTACATGAAGCGATGGCCGGTCAAGGTGCGCCCGCTGGAGCAGCTGACCAACGTCCGGGTCATCCAGACGCTGACGGCCGGCGTCGACGACGTCACCGCGCGGTTGTCGGCCATCCGGCCGGGCGTCCAGCTGTGCAACGCGCGCGGGGTGCACGAGGCGAGCACCGCCGAACTCGCCCTCACCCTGACCCTCGCCTCCCTGCGCGGCATCCCCGGATTCGTCCGCGCCCAGCAACAGGAGCGCTGGGAGAGCGCGTTCCGTCCCGCCCTCGCCGACAAGACCGTCCTCATCGTCGGCTACGGCTCGATCGGCGCCGCCATCGAAGACCGGCTCGCGCCCTTTGAACTCGCGCGGGTGGCGCGCGTCGCGCGCTCTGAGCGCACCACGGCGCGCGGTCCGGTGCACCCGCTCACCGAATTGCCCTCCCTGCTTCCACAAGCCGACGTCGTGATCCTGTCCACGCCCTTGACGGAGGCGACGCGAGGGCTGGTGGACGCCGAATTCCTCGGGCGGATGAAGGACGGGGCGCTGCTCGTGAACGTGGCGCGCGGGCCCGTCGTCGACACCAAGGCGCTGCTCGCGGAGCTGGAGAGCGGCCGTATCGGCGCGGCCCTCGACGTCACCGATCCCGAGCCGCTGCCGCCCGGACACC
The genomic region above belongs to Streptomyces sp. CG1 and contains:
- a CDS encoding sorbosone dehydrogenase family protein, whose product is MIVRRRAVPAVSAVAALLLTAGCSSGGGHFPIGPGRTASPGTAAGASPSGRATEPVPPAKGSVRVLRTVAEGLRTPWGLAPLPGGGLLVSSRDDGTVLRIDARTGRTTELGKVSGAAPGGEGGLLGIALSPDYASDHMIYAYFTSASDNRIVRMLYDERKPAGEQLGAPDTVFKGIPKDSLHNGGRIAFGPDGMLYAGTGDSGRRGLAQDKQSLGGKILRLTPEGEPAPGNPFPGSPVYSYGHHDVQGLAWDGEQRLFASEFGQDTWDELNAIKPGGNYGWPQAEGRSSDAALQNPTAQWHTDDASPSGIAYVNGVIWTAGLKGRRLWRVPLRDTEASAPPQAFLTGTYGRLRTVVAAGDDRVWLVTSNTDGRGHPAKGDDRVLEVEVK
- a CDS encoding aldo/keto reductase, which gives rise to MERRTIGAGALGVGAVGLGCMPMSWAYSGSRQRGEASVRAVHRALDLGSTLLDTADMYGPFTNELLLGRVLKERRADAFVSTKVGLLVGEQHIVANGRPGYVKRACDASLRRLQTDVIDLYQLHRADPEVPVEETWGAMAELVRAGKVRALGLCAMGARGGRRSGAGLHDGTLRQLQRVQQVFPVAAVEAELSVWSPEALRALLPWCEARGVGLLAAMPLGNGFLSGTLTPGEGFERDDIRARHPRFTAEMMAANQPIVAGLRRIARRHGEQVTPAQVALAWVLAQGRHVIALPGTKQERWAVENAAAAELRLTEADLAEVSRLPAAQGSWD
- a CDS encoding 2-hydroxyacid dehydrogenase, which gives rise to MSEDVWLPIAPEEIEGLPEGPRYLFWDGGKDGDQPFPGDPADCVLYVVPYMKRWPVKVRPLEQLTNVRVIQTLTAGVDDVTARLSAIRPGVQLCNARGVHEASTAELALTLTLASLRGIPGFVRAQQQERWESAFRPALADKTVLIVGYGSIGAAIEDRLAPFELARVARVARSERTTARGPVHPLTELPSLLPQADVVILSTPLTEATRGLVDAEFLGRMKDGALLVNVARGPVVDTKALLAELESGRIGAALDVTDPEPLPPGHPLWQAPGVLISPHVGGPSSAFLPRARRLLADQLTRFVNHEPLRNVVLTTGA